The genomic segment gttcattttactcttttagatctacacagggtgttgtgatAGATAGACAAGATAGTAGGCTTAGATTCATAACTTGTAAAAGggaatttttataagtttgaataaaagcgtttgcttggcgcgttccaagcGGTTTGAGTGATTTGTTgtcctctatacctttacagACAGTTCTCCTATTCCTAATGTCAGAACTTGATATGCCTGCCCTTTCAAAGGGTTTTTAGAAAGTGATATGCACAATACCTTGACTTGCTTGTTGATTAGATCATACCCTAATTGGGCTCTCGCATGAGTCCAACTTGTTATCAAGTTGGGTAATGTTATGGTTTGTCCTGTGCTAGGGTTATAAACTATTGCCTTGAAATCATTATATCTATCTTTACGCCACATAGATGTAGTACAGAGCAAACCTCGACTCTGACATTTATCATAAATTTttacctaaactctaaacttaacAATTACGATagccaagattataaattaagaaaattctttaatattatgaatgataacaaaatagattattttataatataaattttttaaattatgaaaattaaaaatttcttcataaattaataaaatattaatttatcgataatttaataattattaatttatcgataaattaaaacctctataaattaataaaattttatggtcctaaccttattaatttatagaggttttactgtatatagcagatgcaaaatttatctttttagtattatatacgattatgtaaaatttatctTTGTTATCGTGTTTATTTAGAAGAGATAAATAAACGAAAATCTTCCGAACAATatgtaaaacaagaaaaataaacgaaaaaccAGGAAACTAAATATATACGTCATGGTCCAGTGCTGAATCAAACTCATACTTCCACACACGTGGCTCTCACAGGCGCTTACGTGTGTAACACTTGTCAAACAACATACATGAACTCGCAAACAAACCGTTGATCTTCAAATCTTTAATCTTAACCGTTGTTCACGTCCTGTAAAAGTGATCACTACAAAGTCCGTAACACTGGATTATGCCTCGGCCTTTATACTACATGTGAGATCTTTCTAGTCTCATGAGAGTCTTGAAGCTTCTCTGTAACTTCGATCACTGATTTAATCTACAGGTATGGATTCTAAGAAAATTTCCTACTATTTTCCTACAAAAGTTATACAAATTTTCTCGCATCATTGTCGCTCTCGCTTGTTAGTAATTTGTATCACACTATCATATTTCTTGCTTTGCCTCTCTGTTGATTGaatatcataacatattttatacgGTGCAAAAACCTATACTTGCTTCAATTTTTGAcatctttatcatttttttaactaGTAGTAAATATCAGTTTGCTTTTGCGGTTTGCTGATATTTGCTAATGTATTTGAAGAATCAAAAACAGAACACTATTATACACCAACATGTCaatcattctttttcttttcacaaatgCAAAATTGGAGTTGGAACGATGTGATAGTATTAGTATACACAAACACAAAGTTAAATTGATGCCATATTGTATATTAGTGtgataaaattcaatttttactATGTTATTGAGAAGGAACTTATGAATATTATGTTCTGATAAGTacactatatattatattaggCGACCTAAATGGCAAATGTTCCGAAGATCGGGAAGGCTATCTATAAAGGACCAAGCATAGTCAAAGAGATATTATATGGAATAGCACTAGGCATTGCGGTTGGAGGGCTGTGGAAAATGCATCATTGGAACAACCAACGACGAACGAAGGAGTTCTATGATTTGCTTGAGAAGGGAGAGATCAGTGTTGTCGCGGAAGATGAGTAGTACTCGTGTACGTTTCTCGGTTTTCGTCTTGcactatatttaaataataagcATTTTTGGCGACATGTAATGAAAGTGTGTCGTGTGCTTAACTGATCTGAATTTTGattgtgtaatttttttcttgatgtAGGATGGCATTTGTTATGTTACCCAATACGAATTCAAGATCAAGACCCGTTAAGGAATGTGTCTTAGGTTGTTGTGTCATGGaatgattgtgttttttcaataaatattagAAGAAACAATGGGAGGTTATAAAATGTCGGATATATATGTTGAAAGAGTTagtattttgttaataaaaggATATATTGTTAATTCAGTTTGTGAAATCCATATTCGTGCTAGAAAATCAGATTACCCGAAAAGTAGAGCTGTCAAAATGGACGGGCTGTCCATGGACGGACTATGTTTAATTCATTATGGACCGGTCAAGCCCATAATTGAAACGGGCTTAAGTGGACGTGGACAATAAATCCCATGGACAAAACAGACGTGGACAACCTGGACATTGGGCGGTCCATTGGACAGATAATTCTAGGTTAAAATTGATTTGGGGAAAATGTAAAGCACATTTCTCACTTTCTTCTAACTAAGTTAATTACACCATTATTtctcattttacaaaatatgttatatttttgtcCAATGGACACTCATGGACAGCCCATAAAAATATGGGCATAAGTGGACATGGTCGTTAATGGACTGGACGTTAATGGACACGGACAACTATTTGTCCAAAATCAAACTGAACAATGTTGGACGGGTCAAAATGGACGTGGACAGCCCATTTTGACAGTTCTACCGAAAAGAAAGCTCGATATAATGCATTCGTATGCAATCAAATGAATTTTGTGTACACGTACCTACCTCAAGAAATTGGTTTAATATTGTAGGGAAAAAAATCATTAGCTTCTATGAGTAGTAGAAGATTCTGAAGAGGTATATGAAGCTTGATCCGTTTTGACCATCGTGTTAAACGTCGTAGTACTATTGGTGCTATGAGATATAGTACTACTGTTGTCTAGGTCTGTAGTTAGAGGGCTAGTCCTCAAGAATGGAGGATTGGTTGGAGATGGAATCAGGTATTCACTCTCGGTTAACATGCGGATGACTTCTTCCATCGACGGTCTTAGTGATGGAGAAGCTTGCGTGCATAACAATCCCACGCGAAGAACTTTACAAGCTTCTGCTTCGCGGCCTTGTTCTTGACGAACCTCATCTTTTAGACATGAGTCAAGAGCTTCAACCAATCTATTCAGTGTGTAGAGGTTCCAGACCTAGATACAACAAACAATGGTGGATAtgaaaattcaaagaaaccTTAAACTTTGATAACGATGAAAATGTTTTTTCGGGGATTCTTACTCTTTGTAGGAGATGACCTGTCACTGGTACGAAAGCGTTGTTTCTTTTTCCACAAGAAATCTCGAGAACAAGAACACCAAAGCTATAAACGTCTGCTTTTTCCGTTAACTGTCCTCTTACAACATACTCTGGAGCCATGTAACCTCTGTATAAAGTGACAAGTTAAACTTCGAGCTTAACACATAAAATATGGTAGTGATCCGGACCATCATAGGTTCTACTGTTTTTGAGTCGCTTACAGAGTTCCTGCGATGCCGGTACTAAGATGAGTTTTGTCCGGACCAAAACATCGAGCCAAACCGAAATCAGCGATCTTCGGATTGAGCTGTTCGTCTAGAAGAACATTACTAGTTTTGATGTCACGATGAATAATCCTCACTGGAGATCCACCGTGTAGGTAAGCCAGTCCCTCTGCTGTTCCCAAGATTATATTTAGCCTCTGGCTCCAGTTTAAGACCTTGCTTTTACATTCATCTgaaaatcacaaagaagtcACCTATTAGACTCTACTCtgttttcaaaacattttaatattcattttcttCTAGAGATCAACTTAAGGAGAATTTATTACCAAAGAGAAAGTGGTCGAGGCTTTTGTTGGGCACGTACTCGTAGACCAAGAGGCTCTCGGGTCCTTCAATGCTACAACCAAGAAGCTTGACGAGGTTTTTATGTTGGATTCCACTAATGAGATTCACTTCGTTGAAGAATTCTTCTACCCATTCTCTTGTGTTGAACACTAATCTCTTCACGGCCACGTTCTTACAATTTGCAAGAGTTCCTAAGAAAACGGTGCCGTTTCCTCCTTCTCCTAGTTTTTTCTTGGAGTTGAAGTAATCTGTTGCCTTCTCTAGTGTCTCATACTTGAACTTCGTCTTTGAATTGTTGAATTTTCTCGAAATTAAACCCAGGTTTTTTTGTTCTGATCCCGAGGAGATGAGGAagataaatcaatcaaaaattaggCTGCCATATGCATTTCGGGTATGTGACAGGTGACATGCCTAATCAAAATAATGTTCTAAGCTAGAAAACGAATGCTTCTACATATGGATTCAACATATCACATATGCATTTAATTGAATGTTTTACCTTGTTTGGTCTTTGATACTTTTATCATAATGGCATACGTTGCCAAGAGAATGACCATGACAAACGCTGACGTTGTCAAGACAATAGCCACAATGACTCCTTTGTTAAAAATCActacaagcaaaacaaaacacaccatTAGTTTGGTTCATAATGTAGTTATTTTTCAAtccatatatcaaaaatttgaaaatatgacATAATAACTAGTAAAATCTTACCATGAATTTTATGATGTCCATCACCATTGTAAAACTTGTGATCAGAGTATCTGAGATAACACCCTGTGTTCATAGCTCTTCCTTCTCGCCTCGAAACGCACCGTTTCACTTCTTTAACAGCTTTCTCCAAACAAACCCTACAATCTTCCTTCCCCAAACTCTCCCAACACTGAGCAAGCGCGTGCACACCACTCTCTTCGGCGACTCCGAACCCTCTCTGTGTAACCGCGACTCTAGCCGCCGTCTCCGAAACTCGAGACCCGAACTGAGGATCCAAAACGGTGTTGTTGCTGCATGAATAACTATCCGACGTAGCGGAGACTGATTCGCCGTAGAACTCGTAAGTTTCGTAACGGAGGAAACAACCGTCGAGGAAGATTCTTGCGGAGGAGGAAGGGAGACAACGAGGGAGGCGCGTGCGTGCGATCGCGTAACAGAGCTGGCAATCAGACGGTGAGAGATCGTTGTGGCATTGGATCAGTGCGAAGACAGACGGCGTGGTGTTTAGAGATTGAGTTGCGAAACGTCGTGTGGTTAGTTTTAGAGAGAGTGAATGCATGTCTTCGACGAATGTTGGGATGAAGTTTGGATCTGCGGAGGATCTGCTACGTCCGCCGCAGAAAAGACCGGATACGGTGGTTCTTTGATCGTCGGTTGAGGAAGACAAGAACGGTAAAACGAAGAAGGAATATAAAAAGATGATGTAATGAAACGGTATTGTTTTTGTGAggcaaaacatttttttaatgttttcttatgttGTGATGTTGGTGTTTAGATATAGGACTGCATTTGAATGCATTATACTAATCACTTAACTGACTAAAAAAACATCTATTTGAATGAATTTTAACTAATCTATGATGTAATAAACGAATGTATACAGATAAACGATATAGAGACATCATGTATCACAATAGAGGATCCTGGATTTAAAGCGATAGGAAAACGTGTACAGTTGTAAGAGTCTGATTAGGTCCAAATTAAAAGTAGTGATAGATACTTCAGACATTCATACTGCTTTAATAATTgagtacaaatttttaaaattttattggttttatccTCGAAAATTTCAGGAAAAAGAAACCcattaatagattttttttttttttttttttcaattttttcttaaaggTGTAAGtaagattgtaaatattattacgATTTGTGTGTGAACGTACTATGTAACCAAGAGAACACTACACAAAGCATAATTTCAAATTGAGAAGTATCgttttcagaaattaaaagaaTGGGCCGTCCTAATTTATGCGTCGGTGGCTAACTCGTCAAGTGGGTGGGGTAGGGTTAGGTTTGGGTGCAGCTAAATTCAATAATCTTCGCCTCAGTATACTGACTCGAGTCGTACTCATCGGAATACAACGTTGCGTATTAATATTGGAGtcagttatatataaatattgtctAGAGTTTTGGGACACAaatattgaaaaacaaatataaaactattaaTCAACCTAAGTTGATTCTTTACAATTGTTCTAGCtagtttgatattttaaaaagttagatcttagttcatttttttatataacatcaACTTTTTGTTATGTGTATCAGTGTACGAGTGTATCTATCAAAGtttcatgaaaaaaatatcGTATCTACAAATCCGTAGTAAAGTTTAGCAATACAAGGTTAAAACTTGCAATGCAAGTATGCAACTTAAGCCACatgataaaatttatttgttgacGGCCACATTTTCCAAACCTGTCTTAATTAACGTTGGAAATTGTTGCACACATGAATCATTTCTATAGGTTTAGACAGAAgcatttaaaatcaaatttgattaatTAGTTCTAGTAATGATGGATAACTTTGTTCTTTAGTAGATGTCTCTAAATAAAGACTCATTCTCTTATCATAGATCCAACAACAGATAATGTGTGTGCACTGTGTAGAGTTCATTAAGCTACATCTGCTTGAAATTTATTTGTGGTTGGGTGCGTTGATTTGTTGTACAAATTATTGTTGTGATCGAATTTATTGTTGCACCAAGAGGCCTAAAGCCGTAGGCCCCTAGAATATTTTGAGCCTGATTACATATTAAGGAACACTGATTGTCAGATtgatgtaaaaaagaaaaaaaaaaaaaggaaaaaacagattaaatattagtttatgtTGATTATTATTTCTCCATAacttaacaaatcaaattagaaaatatataataaaatagtgatttcctaaaaaaaaatagtgatttcctaaaatttatattacactaaattttattctattttatatgtaggtaattaatttattgaaagCAATgctgagatttcaaaaaaatgatTCTTTAAGAAGTACAGACGCTATTTTCACCAattatattaaagaaattaaaatataataaaacgaaaTCATGTGATAAAAGTTAAAACTCTTTGTAATTAGTCTTTTTGtactattttctcttttattataaaaggtATTAAAGGATcattacaaaaatgaaaaatccaattgtttcttgattaattatTAACGTAgcgatgaagaaaaaaagaaaacgaaggCCCACTAATAAGCccaataacataaaatgtaaatgaaaaCATCGTTAAGTTGGTGAACACAAAACAGTTTCCCTTCCCGTATcggaaaataattaaatcaccGTTTCAAAATCGACGGCTGATATTGCATTAAATAAAAATCCCCGTTTGACTGattctacaaacaaaaatatcttttttatcATCCATATTGCGTTTTTATAAAGCCTAAACTGatccgcttcttcttcttctcttctctgatattttcatttccttcttctcctcaaaaGATCAGATCAAAACTTAAAGGTTTCTTAATCTCGACGAAGATGGCGACGCAGAAGGCTAAGGACATCGTTAACAGCGACTCAGTCGTTGTTTTCAGGTCCcgcttctcttttcttttctcaatttgcgcgattctctctgtttttttttttNNNNNNNNNNNNNNNNNNNNNNNNNNNNNNNNNNNNNNNNNNNNNNNNNNNNNNNNNNNNNNNNNNNNNNNNNNNNNNNNNNNNNNNNNNNNNNNNNNNNNNNNNNNNNNNNNNNNNNNNNNNNNNNNNNNNNNNNNNNNNNttttttttttttttttttttgtatttttgtttgtgaatcTTCGAATCTGTGGTCTGTGCTTTCTTTTTATGGCTTTGATTGTGTTGTTTTCATTGGAATTTTTATACGATTAGGAATCCATGGATGTATCTAGACGCTTTTTTTTGTGTACCAAAAGGGAGTAATCTGATCGGTAAATTTTGTGTGGCTGTGGTTGTTTTTGGAAATTGCAGCAAGACGTTTTGTCCTTACTGCGTGAGGGTCAAGGAGCTTTTGCAACAATTGGGAGCTAAGTTCAAGGCCGTTGAGCTCGACACCGAGAGTAATTTCACTAATTTTTCATCATGATTTTGGAATGTTCTAACAATTTTTTCATCCGAGGGGTTTGCTCTGTTTTAGGGATAGCTCTATTGCTCTGTGTATTGAGATTCATGTTTATGTTTACTGATCCAAGTATAGATTGTGTTCATGCATCAAACCGTAGAAACTTTTTCTGGAGATtcatgtttagttttttttttttttatccaagtATCTGTTTTCTCTTGGATCTCATGATCATGTGGTTCTGTCTTCCATGAGTCAAGATAGTTTCATTAAGCTTATGATCATCAAAAGCACTTTCAGAAGCAATGAGTTATGTGTGTTACATTGATCAAAGTATAGGTTTTGTTCATGAACCCATCATATAAATGTTACCGGCTTTCTCTGGAGATTggagtttgtgttttttgattCTAGtagaggtttttttttgcatgttcctttttttctctggGATCTCATGTTCATGTGTTTCTTACGTCCTTGAGTCAAATTAGTTTCAGAAAGCATGATCATTTACCACCCTTAAAGCAATCTTACAAGCAAGAGCTATGAGTTTTACTTTTATTcagatttgtatatatatactcactaGAGAGAATCCACACTCAAACATGGTAGTGCTATTTTCTGAATTATTCACTGCTGTTGTTGAATACAGGTGATGGTAGCCAAATTCAATCAGCTCTTGGAGAATGGACTGGACAACGCACTGTGCCTAATGTGTTTATTGGAGGAAATCACATCGGTGGCTGCGATGGTAAGACATTTAGATCTATTCCCTTCAAaacttttgctttttctttttttttttttctgtttgcgGTTGCGGACCTCTAATTTTGTTATCCTTAAccaaattttgtgatttttattgcaATTGTAGCAACATCAAACTTGCATAAAGATGGGAAGTTGGTTCCTCTGCTAACTGAAGCTGGAGCTATCGCTGGAAAGACTGCAACAACTTCTGCTTAAGAAGCACATCCATTTGTGATTGCTTCATCAGTAATAAAATGGTTTGAGTCGGGCAATAAGTACTTGTTTCGTTGTCAAGTTAATAAGTATTCTGAAATGTTTTAAGATTGTGGTAATGTCGAAGTCGGTTTTGAACTTCTGATGCATTATGTTATCATCTTCTGGATTTGCGTTTGGTaacattttgttattaaataGAAACTCGAGTTTAGGCTCTCAGGTTAAATCAATTGAAGAGTGTAGTATACTTtggtatataattaaaatatatttcagaaaATTAAGCAgctattttagttaaaataaatcttttaaataacattataaataggggcattctcaaaaatacccttttttctatactcctttttaaaaataccctttcatattgaccatttttaaaactacccctctttatatacaaaatgaccaaattatcctttttgagtgacagcaagaatgtacagtcatcaaaatcgaaaatattttcccgccaaaaaagtttcccgccaaaatttttttttcccaccaaaaatcgaaaatttttccccaaaaaaaatattttttcccgccaaaaaaaaaattttccgccaaaatcgaaaatttttcccgccaaaaatattaaaatttataccttttaaaaacattgtaaacgcttttaaaNNNNNNNNNNNNNNNNNNNNNNNNNNNNNNNNNNNNNNNNNNNNNNNNNNNNNNNNNNNNNNNNNNNNNNNNNNNNNNNNNNNNNNNNNNNNNNNNNNNNNNNNNNNNNNNNNNNNNNNNNNNNNNNNNNNNNNNNNNNNNNNNNNNNNNNNNNNNNNNNNNNNNNNNNNNNNNNNNNNNNNNNNNNNNNNNNNNNNNNNNNNNNNNNNNNNNNNNNNNNNNNNNNNNNNNNNNNNNNNNNNNNNNNNNNNNNNNNNNNNNNNNNNNNNNNNNNNNNNNNNNNNNNNNNNNNNNNNNNNNNNNNNNNNNNNNNNNNNNNNNNNNNNNNNNNNNNNNNNNNNNNNNNNNNNNNNNNNNNNNNNNNNNNNNNNNNNNNNNNNNNNNNNNNNNNNNNNNNNNNNNNNNNNNNNNNNNNNNNNNNNNNNNNNNNNNNNNNNNNNNNNNNNNNNNNNNNNNNNNNNNNNNNNNNNNNNNNNNNNNNNNNNNNNNNNNNNNNNNNNNNNNNNNNNNNNNNNNNNNNNNNNNNNNNNNNNNNNNNNNNNNNNNNNNNNNNNNNNNNNNNNNNNNNNNNNNNNNNNNNNNNNNNNNNNNNNNNNNNNNNNNNNNNNNNNNNNNNNNNttgtaaattttttttggcgggaaaatttttttgtcgaaattttttatcaaaatttttttgacaaaaaaatttttggcgggaaaattttttggcgggaaaatatgtcggaaattttttggcgggaaaattttgtttttctttttattgaataaaataattttcatctaagggtaaaatggtcattaaaaattaaaagagggcaaaaataaaaatggccagaaaatagggtatttttgaaaaggggtatttttaacaaattctcaaaaaaaccatataaaagtttaaaataaaagaattaaaattatatactacaGAAACCATCTTGTAGATATTGGTGTTACCTTAATTCTTCCAACTCATAAGTAAAAATGACTAGTTTATCTTTAAAGGACTAttacataaaaaaatcataatttataaGAATTCTTTAATTTTCGAATTTTATTTCTAGCacgtaaatgttttttttttgttgcattatagtttttaagaaaatttgtcaaaatttaccaaaaatatattttcaatgaaATAAATTATTGTTCATATAAACTTTTTATCATTAAGACTAGTTTTTACATTTTGCCATTTTAGTCAAGTTTAAGGAGTGCATTATTTTTATGGATTAATCTTTGTAAAATCTCAAATTCCGGTTCCGCAATTTCAATGTTTGGATTTGGCACCCAGTGGCGGAACCATGTTTTGTAAGAGAAGAGGGCGGCATATGCCCAagatgaattttaaattttaatgcaaattttaaacaatttcaGTTATTCCTTTGATATTTGCAATTCTGTCCCTCTAATTCTTTGAACAATTTTTCCTGAAACTTGACATCACAATATGAAAGATTTGGACCAATTGATGTAAAACTCTTTTATATGACGTGATGTGAACACATTTGTTGCGTTGCATGTTTCTGCGAAGAATCAGATGTAAAAACTATTTTTCTGAGGGCTACAGTTTTgttgtatacaaaaaaaaaaagtacttggTCACTtctgattttaaaaacatactCTACATATCATATATGTCTTGtccaaataaaacacaaatagtCTTTCATTAAGATAGATAGATAATAGatgatacttaaaaaaaaaccgaaGATATAAAGATAGGTAGCTAGTTGGATAGATAGATGATAGACAAGACTTAAACATGTAGGTGATAATGAGAAAACATCTTGAGCACAGCAATCTCCTTCATTAGAAATTAGCTAGTTCCAGCCATTCATGAGCATCCATGCATGTATCATCCATGGGTTCATAAACTCTTGCAAAATCATTACCCCATGTAACCGCTGTTTTCTCCGGAACATAAACTGCGGTTGTAGACGCATCCATCACCATTGCGGCAGTCTGCCTTCTAGCAACTAGATTCAGATTCACCCCATCGACAACATGCTCACATTTGTTATTCTTCATTTCAGCGTTTGCAGTTACAGTATCAGCTCCTCTGTTCATGAGGAAGACATTGTTGTTGATTGTAATAGACCATATATAATTTTCGAGGGCTTTTTTGCCAAGAGGGAGGAAATCACTTCTCCTGTTCCTCATCGAGAGTAGCCGACGCTTTGTGGCATTCCAATGATTTTTCACAATGTTTTCACTTCTTCCAGGGAGTCTTTTAGCGATTTCGGTCCATTTGTTGCCAACTAGCTTGTGGACTTCAACAAGTATTTGATCTTCTTTTTCACTCCAAGATTTTTTCTGAAAACACACATACAATAtattcatttcatatataatagagTTCATATACAATTCTTTATTGTTTAACATAGTTTCTAACCTAGCTTATATAACCACATGTGAGTCGTTATTATGTATATAGATACAGAAgattattagaagaaaattacCTTGATGTCCGGACGGAGATGGTTGTGCCACCTCTCTCTACACTGTTTACCAATTCTTGGAACATTTTTGCGATTGCTGTCCATTTTTTCGTTCCATTACGTTTCACCAATGTCATCAACATCCTATATATTTATACGGCCCACCACACATACTGGTTGTAATACAAAATCCtcaacaataataattatgtgccataaaacaattataatttttttttgtagtaatgGATcgtcaaaaataataataataataataataataataataataataataataataataataataataataataataataataataataataataataataataataataataataataataataataataataataataataataataataataataataataataataataataataataataataataataataataataataataataataataataataataataataataataataataataataataataataataataataataataataataataataataataataataataataataataataataataataataataataataataataataataataataataataataataataataataataataataataataataataataataataataataataataataataataataataataataataataataataataataataataataataataataataataataataataataataataataataataataataataataataataataataataataataataataataataataataataataataataataataataataataataataataataataataataataataataataataataataataataataataataataataataataataataataataataataataataataataataataataataataataataataataataatagtaatgtaatcaatttttttttatcaacaaactGAATTACCAATAAATTTTtcaatgataca from the Camelina sativa cultivar DH55 chromosome 12, Cs, whole genome shotgun sequence genome contains:
- the LOC104732793 gene encoding glutaredoxin-C2 codes for the protein MATQKAKDIVNSDSVVVFSKTFCPYCVRVKELLQQLGAKFKAVELDTESDGSQIQSALGEWTGQRTVPNVFIGGNHIGGCDATSNLHKDGKLVPLLTEAGAIAGKTATTSA
- the LOC104732792 gene encoding cysteine-rich receptor-like protein kinase 42, which codes for MFCLTKTIPFHYIIFLYSFFVLPFLSSSTDDQRTTVSGLFCGGRSRSSADPNFIPTFVEDMHSLSLKLTTRRFATQSLNTTPSVFALIQCHNDLSPSDCQLCYAIARTRLPRCLPSSSARIFLDGCFLRYETYEFYGESVSATSDSYSCSNNTVLDPQFGSRVSETAARVAVTQRGFGVAEESGVHALAQCWESLGKEDCRVCLEKAVKEVKRCVSRREGRAMNTGCYLRYSDHKFYNGDGHHKIHVIFNKGVIVAIVLTTSAFVMVILLATYAIMIKVSKTKQEQKNLGLISRKFNNSKTKFKYETLEKATDYFNSKKKLGEGGNGTVFLGTLANCKNVAVKRLVFNTREWVEEFFNEVNLISGIQHKNLVKLLGCSIEGPESLLVYEYVPNKSLDHFLFDECKSKVLNWSQRLNIILGTAEGLAYLHGGSPVRIIHRDIKTSNVLLDEQLNPKIADFGLARCFGPDKTHLSTGIAGTLGYMAPEYVVRGQLTEKADVYSFGVLVLEISCGKRNNAFVPVTGHLLQRVWNLYTLNRLVEALDSCLKDEVRQEQGREAEACKVLRVGLLCTQASPSLRPSMEEVIRMLTESEYLIPSPTNPPFLRTSPLTTDLDNSSTISHSTNSTTTFNTMVKTDQASYTSSESSTTHRS
- the LOC104732791 gene encoding putative cytochrome c oxidase subunit 5C-4; the encoded protein is MANVPKIGKAIYKGPSIVKEILYGIALGIAVGGLWKMHHWNNQRRTKEFYDLLEKGEISVVAEDE